TAACCCCGACGCCCTAATCCCTAGCCCTTTTTTTTTGACTTTTAACTTTTGACTTTTGACTCCCCCACTATAAGCAAATGCGTATTAAGGACGTTGCGGTTGTTGCCAAAGAAGGGCGATCGCCAACCGCACAGCCGAACCGACCGCAGATGTACGAGCTGCCTCGGAAGCTGTCTTTTCCCAACGCAAAAGATTGTCTTGAAATGTCGAATCGCGCTTGGCTCTTCGTGCGATCGCTTGACCGATAAGTTTCTTTTGAATTTCTTCAGTTGAAATACCTTGGCGCTTTAAATAATCGAGCAATCGCTGTACGCTATCGACAATCTGTTCGGGAGCCTGCGACATCAAAATTGCTTCGATTTGGCGCACAACTTCTTGATAGATTTGCACCTGTTTATCCTTTCCTAGCGGTGCTTTTGACGGAGGTGATTGTGTTGGATCTGGCGTTGGCGAGCCATCTTCCTGACGAGGTACGATACCGAGCAGACCAAGGATTTGATGGCGACGACCTAAGAAGCGATGGAGCATTTCCGGGTAGATTTGCAACAAGCGCGATCGCAGGATTTTAGCATTCACCAAGCGATTCGATGCGAGTCGCAGCACATACTGACCAGCTGCCGATTCAAAAGATTTAACTGTGAGAGTAAGCTCAGAAGACTCGCATTCCATTTGAGCCAGAGTAAAAATCAGCACTTCCCAATTCGGTTCTTCTGCAAAATCGATTTCGATATTCGATGAATCTTCTCGATACTGTTCTGCCAGTTCTCCCGGTGCCAAATCCCGACCCACAGGATAGCGCTGAGTTGGGCTTTTATTGGCATGATTGAAATCAGTATAAACATACCGACACTCAACCTTAGTAAGATCCACATCTTCAATATGCCAATTTTCAATGCAGACGCCTGTCATTTGCGCCCGTTCCAAATTCGTGCGGATGAGATGACTTTCCAGTAAATAAGCTTCACTCAAATCGGTTTCGCTCAAAGTTGTGTCGCTCAAATAAGCACCCGATAAATCCGCTCGTCGCAAAGAAGCACCGCGTAAATTTGCTTCGCTCAAATCCGCTCGCAACAGCAAGACATCTTGAAGATTTGCTCGCAATAAATAAGCTTTTCTCAAACTGGTTTTGAGCAAATAAGCTCCTGCCAAATTAGCTCGACTCAAGTCAGCACTGTGGAGGCTTGCTTCGCTCAAGTCGGCACCAGTAAGCACGACCCGATGCAAGTCTGCCTGACTCAGATTAGCCGATCGCAAACAAACACCAGTTAGATTTGCTTCTGTTAAATTAGTTCTAATCAAAATGGCTTCTCGCAAATTCGCCGATTCCAGAGTTGCTTCCCGGAGATTGGCATTCGTGAGATTAGCGCTAATCAAGCTCGCACGACGCAGATTCGCTTCCATCAATTCCGCTCTCATCAACTGGGTATCGTTGAGTTTGCTGCGTTCCAGATTGCTCTGATCCAGCTTAGCTCCTTGCAGGTCGGCTCCGCTGAGATCTGCTTCCTCCAGCACCGCCCAATTTAAATCAGCCTCTTGCAGATTGGCAAGACGCAAATCCGCTTTGGTAAGATTTGCTCCGCTCAAAATCGCTTGGTTGAGATTGGCACCGGTAAGGTTAGCATGGCGGAGGTCAGCTTGGCGAAAACAAGCGCCGTGAAGTTTGCTGCGACTCAAAAATGACCAGCT
This Aerosakkonema funiforme FACHB-1375 DNA region includes the following protein-coding sequences:
- a CDS encoding pentapeptide repeat-containing protein; amino-acid sequence: MQVQDFLARYKQGERDFAHIDLSGAILTGVNLQDLDLTGANLTGANLSWSFLSRSKLHGACFRQADLRHANLTGANLNQAILSGANLTKADLRLANLQEADLNWAVLEEADLSGADLQGAKLDQSNLERSKLNDTQLMRAELMEANLRRASLISANLTNANLREATLESANLREAILIRTNLTEANLTGVCLRSANLSQADLHRVVLTGADLSEASLHSADLSRANLAGAYLLKTSLRKAYLLRANLQDVLLLRADLSEANLRGASLRRADLSGAYLSDTTLSETDLSEAYLLESHLIRTNLERAQMTGVCIENWHIEDVDLTKVECRYVYTDFNHANKSPTQRYPVGRDLAPGELAEQYREDSSNIEIDFAEEPNWEVLIFTLAQMECESSELTLTVKSFESAAGQYVLRLASNRLVNAKILRSRLLQIYPEMLHRFLGRRHQILGLLGIVPRQEDGSPTPDPTQSPPSKAPLGKDKQVQIYQEVVRQIEAILMSQAPEQIVDSVQRLLDYLKRQGISTEEIQKKLIGQAIARRAKRDSTFQDNLLRWEKTASEAARTSAVGSAVRLAIALLWQQPQRP